A window of the Scleropages formosus chromosome 5, fSclFor1.1, whole genome shotgun sequence genome harbors these coding sequences:
- the LOC108938734 gene encoding myozenin-2-like, which yields MSHFTMMSSQQRKMQAAAICREVQGSNDGALDVGRKVSAPKEIMLEELSLSSNRGSRLFKMRQRRSEKYTFESVQSEDGVRTQNGIAPQTQHAEDGKSDTNSTAVGQLPKTALDPEPGTAPDPENIAPGYGGPLKDVPPEKFNSTAVPRSYCSPWDQALLSDPILADTLLTRFPVLEPRSEIPEYKSFNRVATPFGGFDKAPRIPAHKPAQTDLLPDIGVSPCPEVQDTAGVRPTFNRTAMGWIADTAPPIMPTVILEPMLIPESDEL from the exons ATGTCACACTTCACCATGATGTCATCCCAGCAGAGGAAAATGCAGGCGGCCGCCATTTGTCGGGAGGTCCAGGGGTCCAACG ATGGTGCACTGGACGTGGGGAGAAAAGTCAGCGCTCCAAAGGAGATCATGTTGGAGGAGCTGTCTCTGTCCTCCAACAGGGGCTCCCGCCTCTTCAAGATGCGCCAGAGGCGTTCGGAGAAGTACACCTTTGAGAGCGTGCAGAGCGAGGACGGCGTGAGGACTCAG AACGGCATAGCTCCCCAAACTCAGCACGCTGAGGATGGCAAAAGTGACACAAACAGCACAGCGGTGGGACAGTTGCCTAAAACGGCTCTTGACCCTGAACCTGGGACTGCCCCCGACCCAGAGAACATCGCGCCAG GTTATGGGGGACCCCTGAAGGATGTCCCACCAGAGAAGTTCAACAGCACAGCTGTCCCCCGCTCCTACTGTTCGCCCTGGGACCAGGCACTTCTCAGTGATCCCATCCTAGCTGACACCCTGCTAACCAGGTTTCCTGTCCTCGAACCCCGGTCAGAGATCCCAGAGTATAAGAGCTTTAACAG GGTTGCCACTCCATTTGGTGGTTTTGACAAGGCCCCAAGAATTCCCGCTCATAAGCCTGCGCAGACAGACCTGCTTCCAGATATCGGTGTCTCCCCATGCCCCGAGGTTCAAGACACGGCGGGAGTGAGGCCCACGTTCAACCGGACGGCCATGGGCTGGATAGCAGATACTGCTCCTCCCATCATGCCCACTGTGATCCTGGAGCCCATGTTGATCCCAGAATCAGATGAGCTCTGA
- the synpo2a gene encoding synaptopodin-2 isoform X2, which translates to MGTREGTRGDTTGNTRGDTAGDYMCLTLSGGPPWGFSVRDDGEHPRSVKVDKVEAEGPAALVGLAEGDQLVSLNDQPCADVALSEIMALADGSAHSLRLLVKRCGTKELLESDEDKESTGENLESTTLEIWPARRALPTRELYISESQDEAYYGEAESDAETSCRLETFSPGAMVELQLSLSDHSLDEAPPGRNAEVVHTCSTTHSLYVSSSGKQSPARPPSSLAQVEVTLQCHPRDSRDRVEADLGADPGGGGQADPEDAADPSEVPLASVSFGFSPEELDSEPEKDTGKPNKHRARHARFRRSESQSEKQVKEAKSKCRRIALLLTAAPNPNNKGVLMFKKHRQRAKQFTLVSYGTGDDAPEDEGNEGEEGGKEHAVEFTVLATSESELDEEIFAKAQSSGSLVTFDWDTGLLEIERKLEDQEEMEHLPETKGKGALMFAQRRQRVDEITAEHEEMRRKGIPVEGVKEVQSTSMSMTAPYHMQERSYMQSVDSQIYMHVNLQQQHHQQQQQHFQQQPEQQQHFQQQPEQQQQFQQQPQLQPQQQQLQEEQQYQQQNYEPQQQYQLQDYQQQRCQQQHIQQYSHSMNGVVHQASESSTVILNRTAKPFSGVQNKAPTPFSPSRDVTSSDQLAYSTVPSQGWSPVVSGEQIASRDERISVPAIRTGILQETRRRNTSKPMFTFKDPPKVSPNPELLNLLNKSNKKAGFELGAEEDYLSLGAEACNFLQSPKVKQKIPPPVAPKPIINPASPPWSPPPDSGDQAPSHPEHTELTQASSTPAAASSFESVSAQGPPPAPVAAPTAISEKSPSPQLHDIVSARSLPESQHQLGMQSPPQNQEQPNKAESDWESTPQPQAEPQIHEGSSTQSQTQTQPQTHVSTWIPAQSQPQTQSQPHMSTWTLSQSHPQTQPQPQVNTWTPAQTQPQNQSQPYVSTWIPSQTQPQTQPHASTWTPSQTQPQPHAQPHVSTWTPSQTQPPQPESQPHVSTWAPSETQPPQPESQPHVSTWTPSETQPPQPESQSNVSTWIQPQSQPQTSANTWTPTHTQSAQQAPWASQVPPKPHSHVSSWSQVQPEQQQQAPASSWAPVQTQAQAEPSWISPAQPQEQLKSQLHVSSWPRAQPEAQPQAPMHAWSPAGTQAPPQPSWASSPQTHQQPPISSWSSTAPLTHREPHVNAWAPAQSENQSHPPWISPGQAQASTQAPVNTWGLAPHRGQPQPPVSPWAPALSQGQQPPSWVAQPPAHATSQPSMSTWTPQPQQALMASNQIHTVSHQPMKTWNQPQSPSNSAPPLQRMNSYTQGSSAPTGNLSVAGGVGSAFEMPALRGKGAELFAKRQSRMEKFVVDSSTVQANKGLDLGCSLPLPRTFVPSSSSPEYGSLAAARAPLLEKTYKAPTPWEAASRHPLGLVDEAFSSQSPRQLIASCVTSAARRKSLPEPPADWKARVSCEAPERASFSSPARSVVSAPAAPLPYASPRWRPVKQQSYTSTYSAAWRW; encoded by the exons GTGGAAGCAGAGGGGCCTGCGGCGTTGGTGGGACTCGCCGAGGGCGACCAGCTCGTATCGCTGAACGACCAGCCATGCGCGGACGTCGCCCTCTCGGAAATCATGGCCCTCGCTGATGGCTCTGCCCACAGCCTGCGTCTGCTTGTGAAAAG GTGTGGGACCAAAGAGCTGCTAGAGTCAGACGAGGACAAAGAGTCCACTGGTGAAAACCTGGAGAGCACCACCCTGGAGATCTGGCCGGCCCGCCGGGCACTACCCACCAGGGAGTTGTACATCTCCGAGTCTCAGGATGAGGCGTACTATGGGGAGGCAGAGAGTGACGCAGAGACCTCGTGCAGGCTGGAGACCTTCTCCCCGGGGGCCATGGTGGAGCTGCAGCTCTCGCTCTCAGACCACAGCCTGGATGAGGCCCCCCCAGGACGTAACGCTGAGGTTGTCCACACCTGTAGCACCACCCACTCCCTGTACGTCTCCAGCTCCGGCAAGCAGTCCCCTGCGAGGCCCCCATCCTCCCTGGCTCAGGTGGAAGTGACCCTGCAGTGCCACCCCAGGGACTCTCGGGACAGGGTGGAAGCGGACTTGGGGGCGGACCCAGGGGGGGGTGGGCAGGCCGATCCTGAGGATGCAGCCGATCCCTCAGAGGTTCCTCTTGCCTCTGTCTCATTCGGATTCTCCCCAGAGGAGCTCGACTCAGAGCCAGAGAAGGACACCGGCAAACCCAACAAGCACCGTGCTCGGCACGCTC GGTTCAGGCGTAGTGAGAGCCAGTCAGAGAAGCAGGTGAAGGAGGCCAAGTCTAAATGTAGGCGCATTGCTCTGCTCCTGACTGCAGCACCCAACCCTAACAACAAGGGGGTGTTGATGTTCAAGAAGCATCGGCAGAGGGCCAAGCAGTTTACGCTTGTGAGCTACGGGACTGGCGACGACGCACCGGAGGACGAAGGCAACGAAGGTGAAGAGGGAGGAAAGGAACACGCAGTCGAGTTCACCGTTTTGGCCACCAGCGAGTCAGAGCTAGACGAGGAGATCTTCGCTAAAGCCCAGAGCAGCGGCAGCCTTGTGACCTTTGATTGGGACACGGGACTTCTGGAGATTGAGAGGAAACTTGAGGACCAGGAAGAGATGGAACACCTGCCTGAAACCAAGGGCAAAGGGGCCCTGATGTTTGCCCAGCGTAGGCAGAGGGTGGACGAGATCACAGCTGAGCATGAGGAAATGCGCCGCAAGGGGATACCAGTGGAAGGGGTCAAGGAAGTTCAGAGCACCAGCATGTCGATGACAGCACCTTACCATATGCAAGAGAGGTCCTACATGCAGTCCGTAGATAGCCAGATCTACATGCATGTCAACCTGCAGCAACAGCATcaccagcaacagcaacaacacttCCAACAACAGccagagcaacagcagcacttccAACAACAGccagagcaacagcagcagtttcAACAACAGCCACAACTGCagccacagcaacagcagctccAAGAAGAGCAGCAATACCAGCAGCAGAATTATGAGCCACAGCAACAGTACCAACTACAGGACTACCAGCAGCAACGTTGCCAACAGCAGCACATTCAGCAATATTCTCATAGCATGAATGGTGTGGTGCACCAGGCAAGTGAATCATCCACTGTCATCCTCAACAGAACAGCAAAACCCTTCTCTGGGGTGCAGAACAAAGCACCGACCCCCTTTTCACCATCAAGGGATGTCACCAGCTCAGATCAACTAGCATACAGCACTGTCCCGTCTCAAGGCTGGTCTCCAGTAGTCTCTGGGGAACAGATAGCCTCACGAGATGAGCGCATTTCTGTTCCTGCGATCAGGACAGGAATCCTGCAGGAAACCAGAAGGAGGAACACCTCAAAACCCATGTTTACTTTCAAAGATCCTCCTAAGGTGTCCCCAAATCCTGAGCTTCTGAATCTCCTGAACAAGAGTAATAAAAAGGCAGGCTTTGAGTTGGGAGCAGAAGAAGACTACCTTAGTCTGGGTGCAGAAGCATGTAATTTCTTGCAGTCTCCAAAGGTCAAGCAAAAGATTCCCCCGCCAGTTGCCCCAAAGCCCATCATCAATCCAGCTTCCCCACCATGGTCGCCTCCACCTGATTCTGGTGACCAGGCTCCTTCTCATCCAGAACACACTGAACTCACTCAAGCATCTTCTacccctgctgctgcttcttcttttgAATCAGTTTCAGCCCAAGGTCCTCCACCTGCCCCAGTTGCCGCCCCCACTGCAATTTCTGAGAAGTCACCTTCCCCACAACTGCATGACATAGTAAGTGCTAGAAGTCTGCCAGAATCTCAGCATCAGCTGGGAATGCAGAGTCCACCTCAGAATCAAGAACAGCcaaataaagctgaaagtgaTTGGGAGTCCACACCACAGCCACAGGCAGAACCACAGATTCACGAGGGTTCCAGCACTCAATCTCAAACCCAGACACAGCCACAGACGCATGTCAGTACTTGGATACCTGCTCAATCCCAGCCACAGACACAGTCCCAACCACACATGAGTACTTGGACTCTGTCTCAATCTCACCCTCAGACACAACCTCAGCCTCAAGTGAATACATGGACCCCAGCTCAAACCCAGCCACAGAACCAGTCTCAGCCGTATGTAAGTACTTGGATCCCATCTCAAACCCAGCCACAGACTCAACCACATGCAAGTACTTGGACCCCATCTCAAACCCAGCCTCAGCCACATGCTCAGCCACATGTGAGTACTTGGACCCCATCTCAAACACAGCCTCCTCAGCCAGAGTCTCAACCACATGTGAGTACTTGGGCCCCATCTGAAACGCAGCCTCCTCAGCCAGAGTCTCAACCACATGTGAGTACTTGGACACCATCTGAAACGCAGCCTCCTCAGCCAGAGTCTCAATCAAATGTGAGTACTTGGATTCAACCTCAATCACAACCACAGACTTCAGCGAATACTTGGACACCAACTCACACTCAGTCAGCGCAGCAGGCACCTTGGGCTTCACAAGTGCCACCAAAGCCACATTCTCATGTGAGTTCGTGGTCTCAAGTtcaacctgaacagcaacaGCAGGCACCTGCGAGTTCCTGGGCTCCTGTCCAAACTCAAGCACAGGCAGAGCCTTCTTGGATTTCACCAGCACAGCCACAAGAACAGCTAAAGTCACAGTTGCACGTCAGTTCTTGGCCCCGGGCTCAACCGGAGGCTCAGCCGCAAGCACCGATGCATGCTTGGTCTCCAGCCGGAACACAGGCACCACCCCAGCCATCCTGGGCTTCATCACCTCAAACACACCAACAACCACCTATAAGTTCTTGGTCCTCAACTGCCCCTCTGACCCATCGAGAGCCTCATGTCAATGCTTGGGCTCCAGCACAGAGTGAAAATCAGTCACATCCTCCTTGGATTTCACCGGGCCAGGCTCAGGCATCAACACAGGCACCGGTGAACACTTGGGGCCTAGCTCCTCATCGTGGACAACCACAACCACCAGTGAGCCCTTGGGCCCCAGCTCTGAGTCAAGGACAGCAACCCCCTTCCTGGGTTGCACAACCGCCTGCTCATGCAACATCACAGCCATCCATGAGCACCTGGACTCCACAGCCACAGCAGGCCCTCATGGCTTCAAACCAAATTCACACAGTGTCTCATCAGCCCATGAAAACTTGGAATCAACCACAAAGTCCATCCAATTCAGCTCCTCCCCTACAGAGGATGAACTCTTACACTCAAGGATCTTCCGCACCAACAGGAAACCTCTCTGTAGCTGGAGGAGTTGGCTCTGCCTTTGAAATGCCCGCCCTGCGAGGAAAAGGCGCAGAGCTCTTTGCCAAGAGGCAGTCTCGTATGGAGAAGTTTGTTGTGGACTCCTCTACAGTGCAGGCAAACAAG GGTCTCGACCTGGGCTGCTCTCTGCCTCTGCCCAGGACGTTTGTCCCCTCGTCCTCTAGTCCCGAGTACGGCTCCCTCGCCGCCGCTCGGGCCCCCTTGCTGGAGAAAACCTACAAGGCCCCGACCCCCTGGGAGGCGGCATCCAGACACCCGCTGGGCCTGGTTGATGAGGCCTTCTCTTCCCAGAGCCCACGGCAACTCATCGCCAGCTGCGTCACGTCCGCCGCCCGCCGCAAGTCCCTGCCAGAGCCGCCAGCGGACTGGAAGGCCAGGGTGTCCTGTGAGGCCCCCGAGCGGGCGAGTTTCTCGTCTCCCGCTAGGAGCGTCGTGTCGGCCCCGGCCGCCCCTCTTCCGTATGCCTCCCCCCGCTGGAGGCCTGTTAAACAGCAAAGCTACACATCCACATACAGCGCAGCCTGGAGATGGTGA
- the synpo2a gene encoding synaptopodin-2 isoform X1, translated as MGTREGTRGDTTGNTRGDTAGDYMCLTLSGGPPWGFSVRDDGEHPRSVKVDKVEAEGPAALVGLAEGDQLVSLNDQPCADVALSEIMALADGSAHSLRLLVKRCGTKELLESDEDKESTGENLESTTLEIWPARRALPTRELYISESQDEAYYGEAESDAETSCRLETFSPGAMVELQLSLSDHSLDEAPPGRNAEVVHTCSTTHSLYVSSSGKQSPARPPSSLAQVEVTLQCHPRDSRDRVEADLGADPGGGGQADPEDAADPSEVPLASVSFGFSPEELDSEPEKDTGKPNKHRARHARFRRSESQSEKQVKEAKSKCRRIALLLTAAPNPNNKGVLMFKKHRQRAKQFTLVSYGTGDDAPEDEGNEGEEGGKEHAVEFTVLATSESELDEEIFAKAQSSGSLVTFDWDTGLLEIERKLEDQEEMEHLPETKGKGALMFAQRRQRVDEITAEHEEMRRKGIPVEGVKEVQSTSMSMTAPYHMQERSYMQSVDSQIYMHVNLQQQHHQQQQQHFQQQPEQQQHFQQQPEQQQQFQQQPQLQPQQQQLQEEQQYQQQNYEPQQQYQLQDYQQQRCQQQHIQQYSHSMNGVVHQASESSTVILNRTAKPFSGVQNKAPTPFSPSRDVTSSDQLAYSTVPSQGWSPVVSGEQIASRDERISVPAIRTGILQETRRRNTSKPMFTFKDPPKVSPNPELLNLLNKSNKKAGFELGAEEDYLSLGAEACNFLQSPKVKQKIPPPVAPKPIINPASPPWSPPPDSGDQAPSHPEHTELTQASSTPAAASSFESVSAQGPPPAPVAAPTAISEKSPSPQLHDIVSARSLPESQHQLGMQSPPQNQEQPNKAESDWESTPQPQAEPQIHEGSSTQSQTQTQPQTHVSTWIPAQSQPQTQSQPHMSTWTLSQSHPQTQPQPQVNTWTPAQTQPQNQSQPYVSTWIPSQTQPQTQPHASTWTPSQTQPQPHAQPHVSTWTPSQTQPPQPESQPHVSTWAPSETQPPQPESQPHVSTWTPSETQPPQPESQSNVSTWIQPQSQPQTSANTWTPTHTQSAQQAPWASQVPPKPHSHVSSWSQVQPEQQQQAPASSWAPVQTQAQAEPSWISPAQPQEQLKSQLHVSSWPRAQPEAQPQAPMHAWSPAGTQAPPQPSWASSPQTHQQPPISSWSSTAPLTHREPHVNAWAPAQSENQSHPPWISPGQAQASTQAPVNTWGLAPHRGQPQPPVSPWAPALSQGQQPPSWVAQPPAHATSQPSMSTWTPQPQQALMASNQIHTVSHQPMKTWNQPQSPSNSAPPLQRMNSYTQGSSAPTGNLSVAGGVGSAFEMPALRGKGAELFAKRQSRMEKFVVDSSTVQANKVRSSSPTPSLPSSWKYSPNIRAPPPLAYNPIQSPSYPPGAMKQPSPSTPSSNTKNKGKARTAPKPLHALDVMKHQPYQLNSSLFIYGSAVEAKSPPSKAAPTPTPAPVTQSQPVRYEPFTPAQPITTPYAQQPQPHSYRMASPSTSLQDGPYHQGPANIYQPTFNTPYNQVPTSPYQQPQNPYYQSTTCPPHQHDQNAPFQQAPNSPYQAAPPQSYQAVQTPPYETTPGLSFQPASHAYMVPSFQAPPKPASVTGAGPQVAPRPKFSAKKSAAQVWKPASAAQE; from the exons GTGGAAGCAGAGGGGCCTGCGGCGTTGGTGGGACTCGCCGAGGGCGACCAGCTCGTATCGCTGAACGACCAGCCATGCGCGGACGTCGCCCTCTCGGAAATCATGGCCCTCGCTGATGGCTCTGCCCACAGCCTGCGTCTGCTTGTGAAAAG GTGTGGGACCAAAGAGCTGCTAGAGTCAGACGAGGACAAAGAGTCCACTGGTGAAAACCTGGAGAGCACCACCCTGGAGATCTGGCCGGCCCGCCGGGCACTACCCACCAGGGAGTTGTACATCTCCGAGTCTCAGGATGAGGCGTACTATGGGGAGGCAGAGAGTGACGCAGAGACCTCGTGCAGGCTGGAGACCTTCTCCCCGGGGGCCATGGTGGAGCTGCAGCTCTCGCTCTCAGACCACAGCCTGGATGAGGCCCCCCCAGGACGTAACGCTGAGGTTGTCCACACCTGTAGCACCACCCACTCCCTGTACGTCTCCAGCTCCGGCAAGCAGTCCCCTGCGAGGCCCCCATCCTCCCTGGCTCAGGTGGAAGTGACCCTGCAGTGCCACCCCAGGGACTCTCGGGACAGGGTGGAAGCGGACTTGGGGGCGGACCCAGGGGGGGGTGGGCAGGCCGATCCTGAGGATGCAGCCGATCCCTCAGAGGTTCCTCTTGCCTCTGTCTCATTCGGATTCTCCCCAGAGGAGCTCGACTCAGAGCCAGAGAAGGACACCGGCAAACCCAACAAGCACCGTGCTCGGCACGCTC GGTTCAGGCGTAGTGAGAGCCAGTCAGAGAAGCAGGTGAAGGAGGCCAAGTCTAAATGTAGGCGCATTGCTCTGCTCCTGACTGCAGCACCCAACCCTAACAACAAGGGGGTGTTGATGTTCAAGAAGCATCGGCAGAGGGCCAAGCAGTTTACGCTTGTGAGCTACGGGACTGGCGACGACGCACCGGAGGACGAAGGCAACGAAGGTGAAGAGGGAGGAAAGGAACACGCAGTCGAGTTCACCGTTTTGGCCACCAGCGAGTCAGAGCTAGACGAGGAGATCTTCGCTAAAGCCCAGAGCAGCGGCAGCCTTGTGACCTTTGATTGGGACACGGGACTTCTGGAGATTGAGAGGAAACTTGAGGACCAGGAAGAGATGGAACACCTGCCTGAAACCAAGGGCAAAGGGGCCCTGATGTTTGCCCAGCGTAGGCAGAGGGTGGACGAGATCACAGCTGAGCATGAGGAAATGCGCCGCAAGGGGATACCAGTGGAAGGGGTCAAGGAAGTTCAGAGCACCAGCATGTCGATGACAGCACCTTACCATATGCAAGAGAGGTCCTACATGCAGTCCGTAGATAGCCAGATCTACATGCATGTCAACCTGCAGCAACAGCATcaccagcaacagcaacaacacttCCAACAACAGccagagcaacagcagcacttccAACAACAGccagagcaacagcagcagtttcAACAACAGCCACAACTGCagccacagcaacagcagctccAAGAAGAGCAGCAATACCAGCAGCAGAATTATGAGCCACAGCAACAGTACCAACTACAGGACTACCAGCAGCAACGTTGCCAACAGCAGCACATTCAGCAATATTCTCATAGCATGAATGGTGTGGTGCACCAGGCAAGTGAATCATCCACTGTCATCCTCAACAGAACAGCAAAACCCTTCTCTGGGGTGCAGAACAAAGCACCGACCCCCTTTTCACCATCAAGGGATGTCACCAGCTCAGATCAACTAGCATACAGCACTGTCCCGTCTCAAGGCTGGTCTCCAGTAGTCTCTGGGGAACAGATAGCCTCACGAGATGAGCGCATTTCTGTTCCTGCGATCAGGACAGGAATCCTGCAGGAAACCAGAAGGAGGAACACCTCAAAACCCATGTTTACTTTCAAAGATCCTCCTAAGGTGTCCCCAAATCCTGAGCTTCTGAATCTCCTGAACAAGAGTAATAAAAAGGCAGGCTTTGAGTTGGGAGCAGAAGAAGACTACCTTAGTCTGGGTGCAGAAGCATGTAATTTCTTGCAGTCTCCAAAGGTCAAGCAAAAGATTCCCCCGCCAGTTGCCCCAAAGCCCATCATCAATCCAGCTTCCCCACCATGGTCGCCTCCACCTGATTCTGGTGACCAGGCTCCTTCTCATCCAGAACACACTGAACTCACTCAAGCATCTTCTacccctgctgctgcttcttcttttgAATCAGTTTCAGCCCAAGGTCCTCCACCTGCCCCAGTTGCCGCCCCCACTGCAATTTCTGAGAAGTCACCTTCCCCACAACTGCATGACATAGTAAGTGCTAGAAGTCTGCCAGAATCTCAGCATCAGCTGGGAATGCAGAGTCCACCTCAGAATCAAGAACAGCcaaataaagctgaaagtgaTTGGGAGTCCACACCACAGCCACAGGCAGAACCACAGATTCACGAGGGTTCCAGCACTCAATCTCAAACCCAGACACAGCCACAGACGCATGTCAGTACTTGGATACCTGCTCAATCCCAGCCACAGACACAGTCCCAACCACACATGAGTACTTGGACTCTGTCTCAATCTCACCCTCAGACACAACCTCAGCCTCAAGTGAATACATGGACCCCAGCTCAAACCCAGCCACAGAACCAGTCTCAGCCGTATGTAAGTACTTGGATCCCATCTCAAACCCAGCCACAGACTCAACCACATGCAAGTACTTGGACCCCATCTCAAACCCAGCCTCAGCCACATGCTCAGCCACATGTGAGTACTTGGACCCCATCTCAAACACAGCCTCCTCAGCCAGAGTCTCAACCACATGTGAGTACTTGGGCCCCATCTGAAACGCAGCCTCCTCAGCCAGAGTCTCAACCACATGTGAGTACTTGGACACCATCTGAAACGCAGCCTCCTCAGCCAGAGTCTCAATCAAATGTGAGTACTTGGATTCAACCTCAATCACAACCACAGACTTCAGCGAATACTTGGACACCAACTCACACTCAGTCAGCGCAGCAGGCACCTTGGGCTTCACAAGTGCCACCAAAGCCACATTCTCATGTGAGTTCGTGGTCTCAAGTtcaacctgaacagcaacaGCAGGCACCTGCGAGTTCCTGGGCTCCTGTCCAAACTCAAGCACAGGCAGAGCCTTCTTGGATTTCACCAGCACAGCCACAAGAACAGCTAAAGTCACAGTTGCACGTCAGTTCTTGGCCCCGGGCTCAACCGGAGGCTCAGCCGCAAGCACCGATGCATGCTTGGTCTCCAGCCGGAACACAGGCACCACCCCAGCCATCCTGGGCTTCATCACCTCAAACACACCAACAACCACCTATAAGTTCTTGGTCCTCAACTGCCCCTCTGACCCATCGAGAGCCTCATGTCAATGCTTGGGCTCCAGCACAGAGTGAAAATCAGTCACATCCTCCTTGGATTTCACCGGGCCAGGCTCAGGCATCAACACAGGCACCGGTGAACACTTGGGGCCTAGCTCCTCATCGTGGACAACCACAACCACCAGTGAGCCCTTGGGCCCCAGCTCTGAGTCAAGGACAGCAACCCCCTTCCTGGGTTGCACAACCGCCTGCTCATGCAACATCACAGCCATCCATGAGCACCTGGACTCCACAGCCACAGCAGGCCCTCATGGCTTCAAACCAAATTCACACAGTGTCTCATCAGCCCATGAAAACTTGGAATCAACCACAAAGTCCATCCAATTCAGCTCCTCCCCTACAGAGGATGAACTCTTACACTCAAGGATCTTCCGCACCAACAGGAAACCTCTCTGTAGCTGGAGGAGTTGGCTCTGCCTTTGAAATGCCCGCCCTGCGAGGAAAAGGCGCAGAGCTCTTTGCCAAGAGGCAGTCTCGTATGGAGAAGTTTGTTGTGGACTCCTCTACAGTGCAGGCAAACAAGGTTAGATCATCCTCACCCACTCCTTCTTTGCCCAGTTCTTGGAAGTATTCACCTAATATAAGAGCACCCCCTCCCTTGGCATACAATCCCATTCAGTCTCCCTCTTATCCCCCTGGAGCGATGAAGCAGCCATCACCTTCTACCCCATCTTCAAACACCAAAAACAAGGGCAAAGCGAGAACAGCTCCCAAACCTCTCCATGCTCTGGATGTGATGAAACATCAACCCTATCAGCTGAATTCTTCCCTCTTCATATATGGGTCAGCTGTGGAAGCAAAAAGCCCACCATCAAAAGCAGCCCCAACCCCAACACCTGCTCCTGTCACTCAAAGCCAACCAGTTAGATATGAGCCATTCACTCCTGCCCAACCCATTACCACCCCATACGCCCAACAGCCCCAGCCACACTCTTACAGGATGGCTAGTCCATCAACTTCTCTGCAAGATGGTCCATATCACCAAGGCCCTGCTAATATCTACCAACCAACATTTAACACCCCTTATAACCAAGTTCCTACCAGCCCCTACCAGCAACCTCAGAACCCTTATTACCAGTCAACAACATGCCCTCCCCACCAGCATGATCAAAATGCTCCTTTCCAACAAGCTCCAAACTCTCCCTACCAGGCAGCTCCACCTCAATCTTATCAAGCAGTTCAGACCCCTCCATATGAAACCACTCCAGGTCTGTCATTTCAACCTGCTTCCCATGCCTATATGGTTCCCAGCTTTCAGGCTCCTCCAAAACCAGCATCTGTCACTGGTGCCGGGCCTCAGGTGGCCCCACGGCCTAAATTCTCTGCCAAAAAGTCAGCGGCACAGGTGTGGAAGCCGGCGTCTGCAGCACAGGAGTGA